In the genome of Tripterygium wilfordii isolate XIE 37 chromosome 19, ASM1340144v1, whole genome shotgun sequence, one region contains:
- the LOC119985523 gene encoding uncharacterized protein LOC119985523, whose translation MQRGYRNSDFWKEKFLSGLPILFYERIRNQLMTQYKGVIPYNMLTWGELSNQVMREGIALCNELKLQKQLKKEKQMGKNALGDFCRQSRQKQFVPRQVPFRRRKQGRRNASRNEDKKLVTCYRCGRLRHYANKCRVKKAIDALELDEGMKKSLELALLNNREEKKRIMELANESEISEESENLESEDEDIEDCYCGLNVITREDNLVLDLIDQIQDPNMRKRFWEKLLQSKERGLASKIEEKVTTIPYDVTQIINRIKEKSVSRKTSTEDLQQEVKLLKQ comes from the exons ATGCAAAGAGGATACCGTAACTCGGATTTCTGGAAGGAAAAATTTCTTTCAGGGTTACCTATTCTCTTTTATGAAAGAATACGAAATCAGCTTATGACCCAATACAAGGGGGTAATACCCTACAATATGCTCACTTGGGGTGAATTGtcaaaccaagttatgcgtgAAGGCATTGCTTTATGCAATGAACTTAAACTGCAAAAGCagttaaagaaagaaaagcaaatgGGCAAAAATGCTCTTGGTGACTTTTGCCGACAA TCTAGACAAAAGCAGTTTGTCCCAAGACAAGTCCCATTCAGGAGGAGAAAGCAAGGAAGAAGGAACGCTTCTAGAAATGAAGATAAGAAGCTGGTAACTTGCTATAGATGCGGAAGACTGAGACATTATGCCAATAAATGTCGAGTAAAGAAAGCAATTGACGCACTAGAACTCGATGAAGGTATGAAGAAATCACTAGAATTGGCTCTTCTGAATAatagagaagagaaaaaaagaattatGGAACTAGCAAATGAATCTGAAATATCAGAAGAATCTGAAAATTTGGAAAGTGAAGATGAGGATATAGAAGATTGCTATTGTGGTTTGAACGTCATAACAAGAGAAGATAATCTTGTTTTGGATCTAATAGATCAAATACAAGACCCTAATATGCGAAAAAGGTTTTGGGAAAAACTCTTACAGTCTAAAGAACGGGGCTTGGCCTCTAAAATAGAGGAAAAGGTAACGACGATTCCATATGACGTAACACAGATTATTaatagaataaaagaaaaatctgtGTCAAGAAAAACCTCTACAGAAGATCTTCAACAAGAAGTAAAACTTCTTAAACAATAA